One segment of Anser cygnoides isolate HZ-2024a breed goose chromosome 5, Taihu_goose_T2T_genome, whole genome shotgun sequence DNA contains the following:
- the SSTR1 gene encoding somatostatin receptor type 1 has product MLPNGTCTRLPGGAGSDSGGSDSGGGGAGGALEEAAAGGMDSGGRNSSGAPNSTLSESQGSAILISFIYSVVCLVGLCGNSMVIYVILRYAKMKTATNIYILNLAIADELLMLSVPFLVTSTLLHHWPFGSLLCRLVLSVDAINMFTSIYCLTVLSVDRYIAVVHPIKAARYRRPTVAKMVNLGVWVLSILIILPIIIFSNTAANSDGTVACNMLMPEPTQRWLVVFVVYTFLMGFLLPVVAICLCYILIIAKMRMVALKAGWQQRKRSERKITLMVMMVVMVFVICWMPFYIVQLVNVFVEQDDATISQLSVILGYANSCANPILYGFLSDNFKRSFQRLLCLSWMDNAAEEPIDYYATALKSRAYSVEDFPPDNLESGSMYRNGTCTSRITTL; this is encoded by the coding sequence ATGCTCCCCAATGGCACCTGCACCAGGCTCCCGGGCGGTGCAGGCAGCGACAGCGGCGGCAGCGACagcggcggcggaggagccgGCGGCGCCTTGGAGGAAGCGGCGGCAGGGGGCATGGACTCGGGCGGCAGGAACTCCTCTGGCGCCCCGAACAGCACCCTGAGCGAGTCTCAGGGCAGCGCCATCCTCATCTCATTCATCTACTCCGTGGTGTGCCTGGTGGGGCTGTGCGGCAACTCCATGGTCATCTATGTGATCCTGCGCTATGCCAAGATGAAGACGGCCACCAACATCTACATCCTCAACTTGGCCATCGCGGACGAGCTGCTGATGCTCAGCGTCCCCTTCCTGGTCACCTCCACCCTGCTGCACCACTGGCCCTTTGGCTCGCTGCTCTGCCGCCTGGTGCTCAGCGTGGACGCCATCAACATGTTCACCAGCATCTACTGCCTGACTGTGCTCAGCGTGGACCGCTACATCGCTGTGGTGCACCCCATCAAGGCGGCGAGGTACCGCCGGCCCACTGTGGCTAAGATGGTCAATCTGGGCGTCTGGGTGCTTTCCATCCTCATCATCCTACCCATCATCATCTTCTCCAACACAGCAGCCAACAGTGATGGAACAGTGGCTTGCAACATGCTCATGCCAGAGCCCACCCAGAGGTGGCTGGTGGTCTTTGTTGTCTACACCTTTCTGATGGGCTTCTTGCTGCCTGTGGTGGCCATCTGCCTCTGCTACATCCTCATCATTGCCAAGATGCGCATGGTGGCCCTGAaggctggctggcagcagcgcaAACGCTCAGAGCGCAAGATCACTCTCATGGTCATGATGGTGGTGATGGTCTTCGTCATCTGCTGGATGCCCTTCTACATCGTGCAGCTGGTCAATGTCTTTGTAGAGCAGGATGATGCCaccatcagccagctctccgtCATCTTGGGCTACGCCAACAGCTGTGCCAACCCCATCCTCTATGGCTTTCTCTCAGACAATTTCAAGCGGTCCTTCCAGCGGCTACTCTGCCTCAGTTGGATGGACAATGCTGCGGAGGAACCCATCGACTACTATGCCACTGCCCTCAAGAGCAGGGCATACAGCGTGGAGGACTTTCCCCCGGACAACTTGGAGTCAGGGAGCATGTACAGGAACGGCACTTGCACCTCCAGGATTACCACCCTCTGA